The following are encoded in a window of Kitasatospora sp. NBC_01250 genomic DNA:
- a CDS encoding aldo/keto reductase, with protein sequence MQHVTLNNGVRMPILGFGVYQIPAEKTEQAVADALAAGYRLLDTAAAYGNEEAVGHAVKNSGIPREELFVTTKLWVQDAPAQDNTRRALETSLAKLGLDHVDLYLMHQPFGDVYGQWRAMEAANREGLAKAIGVANFYPDRLLDLILNNEITPQVNQIETHPFFQRTADHDLMREHGVQHQAWGGFAEGRNELFTHPVLSRVGDAHGKSVAQVVLRRLIRRDIVTIPKSVDPERMAQNIDVLDFELTDDQMAAIAALDTGKTLFFDHHDPEMVAWLSKRRLDS encoded by the coding sequence GTGCAGCACGTCACCTTGAACAACGGCGTCCGGATGCCGATCCTCGGCTTCGGCGTCTACCAGATCCCGGCGGAGAAGACCGAGCAGGCCGTCGCCGACGCCCTCGCCGCCGGCTACCGGCTGCTGGACACCGCCGCCGCCTACGGCAACGAGGAGGCTGTCGGCCACGCCGTCAAGAACAGCGGCATCCCCCGCGAGGAGCTGTTCGTCACCACCAAGCTCTGGGTCCAGGACGCGCCCGCCCAGGACAACACCCGGCGCGCTCTGGAGACCTCCCTGGCCAAGCTCGGCCTCGACCACGTCGACCTGTACCTGATGCACCAGCCCTTCGGTGACGTGTACGGCCAGTGGCGCGCCATGGAGGCCGCCAACCGCGAGGGCCTGGCCAAGGCGATCGGCGTCGCCAACTTCTACCCCGACCGCCTCCTGGACCTGATCCTCAACAACGAGATCACCCCGCAGGTCAACCAGATCGAGACCCACCCCTTCTTCCAGCGCACCGCCGACCACGACCTGATGCGCGAGCACGGCGTCCAGCACCAGGCGTGGGGCGGCTTCGCCGAAGGCAGGAACGAGCTGTTCACCCACCCCGTCCTCAGCAGGGTCGGCGACGCCCACGGCAAGTCCGTGGCCCAGGTCGTGCTGCGCCGGCTGATCCGACGCGACATCGTCACCATTCCCAAGTCGGTCGACCCCGAGCGGATGGCACAGAACATCGACGTCCTCGACTTCGAACTGACCGATGACCAGATGGCCGCCATCGCCGCCCTCGACACCGGCAAGACCCTGTTCTTCGACCACCACGACCCCGAGATGGTCGCCTGGCTCAGCAAGCGCCGCCTGGACAGCTGA
- a CDS encoding PadR family transcriptional regulator — protein sequence MAKDLTPSQLVVLGLIARNGPMTPYDLKAKAESSVGHYWPLPHAQLYRDPPRLAELGLLREEAEEHGRRRRVFHLTDAGRHALRHWLADPATPEPETRNPALLKLTFADLGAPGQVAELAAAQAAQHRQWRDTYQELRDHLDPHAPDTPARTRLITLGIAHEQSYVTFWEALAADPDGTGEPPS from the coding sequence GTGGCGAAGGATCTGACGCCGTCGCAGCTCGTCGTGCTCGGGCTGATCGCCCGGAACGGGCCGATGACGCCGTACGACCTGAAAGCCAAGGCCGAGAGCTCCGTCGGCCACTACTGGCCGCTCCCGCACGCCCAGCTCTACCGCGACCCACCCCGCCTGGCCGAGCTGGGGCTGCTGCGCGAGGAGGCGGAGGAGCACGGCCGCAGGCGCCGGGTGTTCCACCTCACCGACGCCGGCCGGCATGCCCTGCGGCACTGGCTCGCCGACCCCGCGACACCCGAGCCCGAGACCCGCAACCCCGCCCTGCTCAAGCTGACCTTCGCCGACCTGGGCGCGCCCGGCCAGGTCGCAGAGCTGGCGGCGGCCCAGGCAGCGCAGCACCGGCAGTGGCGCGACACGTACCAGGAACTCCGCGACCACCTCGACCCCCACGCCCCGGACACCCCGGCCCGCACCCGGCTGATCACACTCGGAATCGCTCACGAGCAGAGCTATGTGACGTTCTGGGAGGCACTGGCGGCCGATCCGGACGGGACCGGCGAACCGCCCTCCTAG
- a CDS encoding OmpL47-type beta-barrel domain-containing protein: MALAMLTFAAVISPAAATRREGGSVTVNFTNNSDRALSLATFTMTRGCLIGSQPSEIAAGTSASWSSEPCLGSNGSAGNASFRVAGETVGTVQVSWDSPTTGANSYTQTAPGGYVISHSGGGGSNPTVQFTFDCNSTTCDGIPDDWKRNGVTITPSDGSAPQFIDLPKMGATVNKPDIFVQLDWMADETHSHALDPQAIRQVVEAFKNSPYNKHSPTTGINLHIDAGPDSILNFDTNATWGELSKARQLTETTNLGTVDGNGNYLWDAFDTIKAEKGGFVSSGRVPIFHYAISADHLAPGSTTLGIAELPGSDFILSLGALSPDVPQIAAQAVDFMHELGHNLDLRHGGDADLPNNKPQYFSVMNYSYSVRGLTAGTTTGIADYSRDARSLNEVFIDENTYPFSSKDYDVVHYCQNDPKGPYITTPRSKGWVDWNCNGVQNRGVVTADVNGDGQKTRLSGHDDWSALRLRAGGIGLPGAPLLPDPPTPNNEPTMEQEEGVLPLDTTPPVTTATTDPADGRKDYFTTDVTVTLSATDDISGVSRTEYNLDGAGWTDYTGPIALTTDGRHELLYRSIDFAQNQEADQSLTLRIDCEHGHDHDHSHPSGQDS, encoded by the coding sequence ATGGCGCTGGCCATGCTCACCTTCGCCGCCGTCATCTCGCCGGCCGCCGCCACGCGGCGCGAGGGCGGCAGCGTGACGGTGAACTTCACCAACAACAGCGACCGCGCCCTGTCACTCGCGACGTTCACCATGACCAGGGGCTGCCTGATCGGCAGTCAGCCGAGCGAGATCGCCGCGGGCACCTCAGCCAGCTGGTCGTCCGAGCCCTGCCTCGGCTCGAACGGCAGCGCGGGCAACGCCTCCTTCCGGGTCGCCGGGGAGACCGTCGGCACGGTGCAGGTGAGCTGGGACAGCCCGACCACCGGCGCGAACAGCTACACCCAGACGGCACCGGGCGGCTACGTCATCAGCCACAGCGGCGGCGGGGGCTCGAACCCGACGGTCCAGTTCACCTTCGACTGCAACTCGACCACCTGCGACGGGATCCCCGACGACTGGAAGCGCAACGGCGTCACCATCACTCCCAGCGACGGCAGCGCCCCGCAGTTCATCGACCTGCCCAAGATGGGCGCCACCGTGAACAAGCCGGACATCTTCGTCCAGCTCGACTGGATGGCCGACGAGACCCACAGCCACGCACTCGACCCGCAGGCCATCCGCCAGGTGGTCGAGGCGTTCAAGAACTCCCCGTACAACAAGCACTCGCCGACCACCGGCATCAACCTGCACATCGACGCCGGGCCGGACAGCATCCTCAACTTCGACACCAACGCCACCTGGGGCGAGCTCAGCAAGGCGCGGCAACTGACCGAGACGACCAACCTCGGCACCGTGGACGGCAACGGCAACTACCTGTGGGACGCCTTCGACACGATCAAGGCGGAGAAGGGCGGCTTCGTCAGCTCCGGCCGGGTCCCGATCTTCCACTACGCGATCTCGGCCGACCACCTGGCGCCCGGCTCGACCACCCTCGGCATCGCCGAGCTCCCGGGCAGTGACTTCATCCTCAGCCTGGGTGCCCTCTCCCCCGACGTCCCCCAGATCGCCGCACAGGCTGTCGACTTCATGCACGAACTGGGCCACAACCTGGACCTGCGGCACGGTGGTGACGCGGACCTCCCGAACAACAAGCCGCAGTACTTCAGCGTGATGAACTACTCGTACTCCGTTCGAGGCCTGACCGCCGGAACGACCACCGGCATCGCCGACTACTCCCGCGACGCCCGAAGCCTGAACGAGGTGTTCATCGACGAGAACACCTACCCGTTCAGCAGCAAGGACTACGACGTCGTCCACTACTGCCAGAACGACCCGAAGGGCCCGTACATCACCACACCGCGGAGCAAGGGCTGGGTGGACTGGAACTGCAACGGCGTCCAGAACCGCGGCGTGGTCACTGCCGACGTCAACGGTGACGGGCAGAAGACCCGGCTCTCCGGCCACGACGACTGGAGCGCCCTGCGGCTGCGCGCCGGCGGGATCGGCCTGCCCGGCGCCCCCCTTCTCCCGGACCCGCCGACCCCGAACAACGAGCCGACCATGGAGCAGGAGGAGGGCGTCCTGCCGCTGGACACCACGCCGCCGGTCACCACCGCCACCACCGACCCGGCCGACGGCCGAAAGGACTACTTCACGACGGACGTGACCGTCACCCTCAGCGCCACGGACGACATCTCGGGCGTGAGCCGGACCGAGTACAACCTCGACGGCGCCGGCTGGACGGACTACACCGGCCCGATCGCGCTGACCACGGACGGCCGGCACGAACTGCTGTACCGCTCGATCGACTTCGCGCAGAACCAGGAGGCCGACCAGTCCCTGACCCTGCGCATCGACTGCGAGCACGGCCACGACCACGACCACAGCCACCCGTCGGGCCAGGACTCGTGA
- a CDS encoding alpha/beta hydrolase, protein MRLHPEIAGVLDGVPPFDPLADPPATRAYLRSLLAAKPPADDPRIAVRHTVIPGPAGDLTVRIYRPTGARGACPGVLYFHGGAFIAGDLDTGDGNCRDLCLAAGAVVVSVDYRLAPEHPYPAAFDDCYAALCWTADNAARLDVDPTRLAVAGRSAGGALAAALALAARDRGGPTLAFQLLLVPALDDRCALPSIDECADNRIVDGRVVRGMWKPYLASTEADPYAAPARAEDLSALPPAYLEICQADALRDEALSYANRLIAAGVHTELHVVPGAFHLFEGYAPTSRLARRATATWTSAVAAALT, encoded by the coding sequence ATGCGCCTGCACCCCGAGATAGCCGGTGTCCTGGACGGTGTCCCGCCCTTCGACCCGCTGGCCGACCCGCCGGCCACCCGGGCGTACCTGCGGTCGCTGCTGGCCGCGAAGCCCCCGGCGGACGACCCGCGCATCGCCGTGCGCCACACCGTGATTCCGGGCCCGGCAGGCGACCTCACCGTCCGCATCTACCGCCCGACCGGGGCGAGGGGCGCGTGCCCCGGCGTCCTCTACTTCCACGGCGGCGCCTTCATCGCCGGCGACCTCGACACCGGCGACGGCAACTGCCGCGACCTCTGCCTGGCGGCCGGGGCCGTGGTCGTCTCCGTCGACTACCGGCTGGCCCCGGAACACCCGTACCCCGCCGCCTTCGACGACTGCTACGCGGCCCTGTGCTGGACCGCCGACAACGCCGCTCGCCTGGACGTTGACCCCACCCGCCTCGCCGTCGCCGGCCGCTCCGCCGGCGGCGCCCTTGCGGCGGCCCTCGCCCTCGCCGCCCGCGACCGAGGCGGCCCGACCCTCGCGTTCCAGCTCCTGCTCGTCCCGGCCCTGGACGACCGCTGCGCCCTCCCGTCCATCGACGAGTGCGCTGACAACCGGATCGTCGACGGCCGCGTCGTACGCGGCATGTGGAAGCCCTACCTGGCCTCCACCGAAGCCGACCCCTACGCCGCCCCCGCCCGCGCCGAGGACCTCAGCGCCCTGCCACCTGCCTACCTGGAGATCTGCCAGGCCGACGCCCTCCGCGACGAGGCCCTCAGCTACGCGAACCGCCTGATCGCGGCCGGCGTCCACACCGAACTCCACGTGGTCCCCGGCGCCTTCCACCTCTTCGAGGGCTACGCCCCGACCAGCCGCCTGGCCCGCCGCGCCACAGCCACGTGGACGTCGGCGGTAGCGGCAGCGCTGACCTGA
- a CDS encoding NUDIX domain-containing protein yields the protein MIRSVFEQRPLDAAVADAGSATLEFDRARAWLRSALVGAVEPLGAEVWVLDTALEQIVLVRHPWRGLVPPGGKVEPGECPRDGAARELAEETGLRPRLLERPAAVAVRSFGPDLPETLSLSYAAIGDPEQPLIAEDGQPAAWMRLDQGWDSCFPDDALRIRQYVTLLRSGSLPGECGRAQELPGRSCDRR from the coding sequence ATGATCCGTAGCGTGTTTGAGCAGCGTCCGCTTGATGCTGCCGTCGCTGACGCCGGGAGCGCGACGCTGGAGTTCGACCGGGCCAGGGCCTGGTTGCGCTCTGCGCTGGTTGGCGCCGTGGAGCCGTTGGGCGCCGAGGTGTGGGTCCTGGATACAGCCCTGGAGCAGATCGTGCTGGTCAGGCATCCGTGGCGCGGGCTGGTCCCGCCAGGTGGCAAGGTTGAGCCCGGAGAGTGTCCGCGTGATGGCGCGGCCCGGGAACTGGCCGAGGAGACTGGGCTACGGCCGCGCTTGTTGGAGCGGCCCGCCGCGGTGGCGGTGCGGTCATTCGGCCCGGATCTGCCGGAGACGCTGTCCCTCTCCTATGCCGCGATCGGCGACCCGGAACAGCCACTGATCGCGGAGGACGGGCAGCCCGCGGCCTGGATGCGGCTGGACCAGGGCTGGGACAGCTGCTTCCCCGATGACGCGCTGCGCATCCGACAGTACGTGACGCTTCTGAGATCGGGTTCCCTGCCTGGTGAGTGTGGCCGCGCCCAGGAGTTGCCCGGCCGATCATGTGACCGTCGCTGA
- a CDS encoding LysR family transcriptional regulator, which yields METRELRYFVAVAEELHFGRAAQRLGIAQPPLSRAIQQLERRLGAALLDRTSRTVTLTEAGAVLLVEGRAALDAVDAAERRTRRAALSVTGPPGLVLVTKASASRELLARLLDAYAAEPGAVPVDVILCGPAEQERLLREGRADVALLHRPFDSTAGFDTEVLGTEGQVAVLPAGHPLTVRAHVQMADITGLPDLPLPRWPDPDGTYPPGPGPQVRDHAQLLQLVALGRACAVSPESCRAQLPGDLAAVPVLDAPTVTTVIAWPPHSRSRAVADLVRTATRL from the coding sequence ATGGAGACCCGGGAACTGCGATATTTCGTCGCTGTCGCTGAAGAGCTGCACTTCGGGCGCGCCGCGCAGCGGCTCGGGATCGCGCAGCCGCCCTTGTCGCGGGCGATCCAGCAGCTCGAACGCCGGCTCGGGGCAGCGCTGCTGGATCGGACCAGTCGCACGGTCACGCTGACCGAGGCCGGCGCGGTGCTGTTGGTCGAGGGCCGGGCGGCGCTCGACGCGGTCGACGCCGCCGAGCGCCGGACCCGCCGCGCCGCCCTCTCCGTGACCGGCCCTCCCGGCTTGGTCCTCGTCACGAAGGCCAGCGCGTCCAGAGAACTGCTGGCGAGACTGCTCGACGCGTACGCCGCCGAACCCGGCGCGGTTCCCGTCGACGTCATCCTGTGCGGTCCGGCCGAACAGGAACGACTCCTGCGCGAAGGCCGGGCCGATGTGGCGCTGCTGCACCGGCCGTTCGACTCGACGGCCGGTTTCGACACCGAGGTGCTCGGCACGGAGGGCCAGGTCGCGGTCCTGCCGGCCGGGCACCCGCTCACCGTCCGGGCCCACGTGCAGATGGCCGACATCACCGGGCTGCCGGACCTGCCCCTGCCACGCTGGCCCGACCCCGACGGCACCTACCCGCCCGGCCCCGGCCCGCAGGTCCGCGACCACGCACAGTTGTTGCAGCTTGTCGCGCTCGGCCGCGCGTGCGCGGTCTCACCGGAGTCGTGCCGAGCACAACTGCCCGGTGACCTCGCCGCCGTGCCCGTGCTGGACGCGCCGACAGTCACCACCGTGATCGCCTGGCCACCGCACAGCCGGTCCAGAGCCGTCGCCGACCTTGTCCGGACTGCGACACGTCTCTAG
- a CDS encoding dihydrofolate reductase family protein, giving the protein MRSVTYSMGVSLDGYIVGPDGGFDWSPPDEEVFRFWIDEIREVGVHLLGRRLYETMLYWETADQDPSLDDSMREWAALWKPLPKVVFSTTLSAVQGRARLASGSVAEEVERLRAEPGEGDIAIGGATLAAEAAASDLIDEYRAMVHPVLVGGGIPFFPQGQRRVDLELVETRTFSSRVVYLRHRVAR; this is encoded by the coding sequence ATGCGCAGTGTGACCTATTCGATGGGCGTCTCACTTGACGGCTACATCGTCGGGCCGGACGGCGGCTTCGACTGGTCGCCGCCCGACGAGGAGGTCTTCCGCTTCTGGATCGACGAGATTCGAGAGGTCGGCGTCCACCTGTTGGGGCGACGGCTGTACGAGACGATGCTGTACTGGGAGACCGCCGACCAGGATCCATCGCTCGACGACTCGATGCGCGAGTGGGCCGCGCTCTGGAAGCCGCTCCCGAAGGTGGTGTTCTCGACCACGCTGTCGGCGGTGCAGGGCCGTGCCCGCCTGGCCTCCGGCAGCGTGGCGGAGGAGGTCGAGCGGTTGCGGGCCGAGCCGGGAGAGGGTGACATCGCGATCGGCGGCGCGACTCTCGCCGCCGAGGCGGCTGCGTCGGATCTGATCGACGAGTACCGGGCCATGGTCCACCCGGTGCTGGTCGGCGGTGGCATTCCGTTCTTTCCCCAGGGCCAGCGCCGGGTGGATCTCGAACTCGTCGAGACCCGCACCTTCAGCTCGAGAGTCGTCTACCTCCGCCACCGCGTGGCGCGTTAG
- a CDS encoding SDR family NAD(P)-dependent oxidoreductase, which produces MSERTIALVTGANKGIGYEIAAGLGALGWSVGVGARDDERRKAAVERLRAAGADAFGVPLDVTDDASATAAARLIEEQAGRLDVLVNNAAITGGMPQEPTRVDPATIRTVVETNVIGVIRVTNAMLPLLRRSASPRIVNMSSSVGSLTRQSGPAAEQTAGPVSVAYAPSKTFLNAVTLQYVRELSGTNILINVGCPGYVATDLNGFRGVRTPEQGAAIAIKLATLPDDGPTGQFFDDAGVVPW; this is translated from the coding sequence ATGAGCGAACGAACGATTGCGCTGGTCACCGGCGCCAACAAGGGAATCGGCTACGAGATCGCCGCGGGTCTGGGCGCCCTCGGCTGGAGCGTCGGCGTCGGCGCCCGCGACGATGAGCGCCGTAAGGCCGCGGTGGAGCGACTGCGCGCAGCCGGCGCCGACGCGTTCGGCGTCCCCCTGGACGTGACCGACGACGCGAGCGCGACCGCCGCCGCACGGCTGATCGAGGAACAGGCCGGACGCCTCGACGTGCTCGTCAACAACGCCGCCATCACCGGCGGCATGCCCCAGGAACCCACCCGGGTCGATCCCGCCACCATCCGAACGGTCGTGGAGACCAACGTGATCGGCGTCATCCGCGTCACCAACGCGATGCTGCCGCTGCTCCGCCGCTCCGCCTCACCGCGGATCGTGAACATGTCCAGCAGCGTCGGCTCCCTCACCCGGCAGTCAGGACCCGCTGCCGAGCAGACGGCAGGTCCGGTGTCCGTTGCGTACGCACCGTCAAAGACGTTCCTGAACGCCGTCACCCTCCAGTACGTCCGGGAGTTGAGTGGTACGAACATCCTGATCAACGTCGGCTGCCCCGGCTACGTCGCCACCGACCTCAACGGCTTCCGCGGCGTGCGCACCCCCGAACAGGGCGCGGCGATCGCCATCAAGCTCGCGACCCTGCCCGACGACGGCCCGACCGGCCAGTTCTTCGACGACGCCGGCGTCGTTCCCTGGTGA